Proteins encoded together in one Candidatus Nitrosocaldus cavascurensis window:
- a CDS encoding V-type ATP synthase subunit E — protein MAHDHDKVLESIVGKVVSQVENDLISQIESSYAQSLERLKASRAGVESEYSKIVEGASKQAENLKRQIVESSRLAVRNKQLLLIEEAVNDVFKHVIARIDNIRADERYEAMMRRLIENALDAIGMDAVLECNDSDRDVVDRIVLELQHKYNFSIEIGNSIDCLGGIRARSKDGSIILDNTLDSRIERMKPILKKDIARLFMV, from the coding sequence ATGGCTCATGATCATGATAAGGTGCTTGAGAGTATAGTTGGTAAGGTTGTATCTCAAGTTGAGAACGATCTCATCTCTCAGATAGAATCATCTTATGCTCAATCACTTGAGAGGTTAAAGGCATCAAGAGCAGGTGTAGAGTCTGAGTATAGCAAGATAGTTGAGGGTGCAAGCAAGCAGGCTGAGAACCTGAAGAGGCAGATAGTTGAGAGTAGTAGGCTTGCTGTAAGGAACAAGCAACTCCTCCTCATAGAGGAGGCTGTAAACGATGTATTCAAGCATGTTATAGCAAGGATAGATAACATAAGGGCAGATGAGAGGTACGAGGCTATGATGAGAAGGCTTATAGAGAATGCATTGGATGCAATTGGTATGGATGCTGTGCTAGAGTGCAATGATAGTGATAGAGATGTTGTTGACAGGATAGTGCTAGAGTTGCAGCACAAGTACAACTTCAGCATAGAGATTGGTAACAGCATAGACTGCCTAGGAGGTATAAGGGCAAGGTCCAAGGATGGTTCAATAATACTGGATAACACACTTGATAGCAGGATAGAGAGGATGAAGCCAATACTAAAGAAAGATATAGCCAGACTCTTTATGGTGTGA